From Paenibacillus sp. V4I7, one genomic window encodes:
- a CDS encoding homoserine dehydrogenase, translated as MKPIKVGLLGLGTVGTGVVRIIEGHQEDLQRQTGSSIEISKILVQDKSKIRNISVDANKLTEQVWDVIGDSEIDVVVEVMGGIAATKEHILTALGNGKHIVTANKDLMAMHGAEILAKAAEHGCDVFYEASVAGGIPIIRALVEGFSSDRITKIMGIVNGTTNYILTKMSQEGAAYADVLKEAQDLGYAEADPTSDVEGLDAARKMTILSTLGFHANVALSDVEVKGISKVSKEDIQYGKKLGYEVKLLGIAENHDGHISVSVQPTMVKNSHPLASVNGVFNAVYVTGEAVGETMFYGAGAGELPTATSVVADLVAVVRNLRLGVNGRTVLAPYKEMKLKTDEQIASKNFILLHVEDKAGVLAQITQIFAHHEVSLESVFQHPNQSNPKAEIIIITHDANQASMKNVLRQFESMDVIHAIKSVYRVEG; from the coding sequence ATGAAACCCATCAAGGTTGGTTTACTCGGATTAGGTACAGTAGGAACAGGTGTAGTCCGCATTATCGAAGGTCATCAAGAGGATTTGCAGCGTCAAACAGGCTCATCCATTGAAATTTCAAAAATTTTAGTACAAGATAAATCAAAGATTCGCAACATCTCAGTGGATGCAAACAAACTGACTGAACAAGTATGGGACGTTATTGGCGATAGCGAGATTGATGTTGTCGTTGAAGTTATGGGCGGAATTGCTGCTACCAAAGAGCATATTTTAACTGCGCTAGGCAATGGCAAGCACATCGTGACGGCGAATAAAGATCTTATGGCCATGCATGGTGCTGAAATTTTGGCAAAAGCTGCTGAACACGGCTGCGACGTATTTTACGAAGCTAGTGTTGCCGGCGGCATTCCGATCATTCGTGCACTCGTAGAGGGCTTCTCCTCTGACCGTATTACGAAGATTATGGGCATCGTGAACGGCACAACCAATTACATTTTGACCAAAATGAGTCAAGAAGGCGCTGCTTATGCCGATGTCTTGAAAGAAGCACAGGATCTTGGCTACGCAGAAGCAGACCCAACATCTGATGTTGAGGGGTTGGATGCAGCTCGTAAGATGACCATTTTATCGACACTTGGCTTTCACGCCAATGTTGCTCTGAGTGATGTAGAAGTAAAAGGCATATCGAAAGTATCTAAAGAAGATATTCAATATGGCAAAAAATTAGGCTACGAAGTGAAGCTGCTTGGAATTGCTGAAAATCATGATGGTCATATCTCTGTGAGTGTACAACCTACAATGGTGAAAAACTCGCATCCGCTTGCTTCCGTGAATGGTGTATTCAATGCTGTGTATGTAACAGGCGAGGCAGTAGGCGAAACAATGTTCTACGGTGCTGGAGCAGGCGAACTGCCGACGGCAACATCCGTCGTAGCGGATTTGGTTGCCGTTGTGCGTAACTTGAGACTGGGCGTGAATGGACGTACGGTACTGGCACCTTACAAAGAAATGAAGCTAAAGACGGACGAACAGATTGCTTCCAAAAACTTTATTCTTCTGCACGTTGAAGATAAAGCGGGCGTACTTGCACAAATTACACAAATTTTTGCTCATCACGAAGTTAGTTTGGAGTCTGTATTCCAGCACCCGAACCAGTCCAATCCGAAGGCTGAAATTATTATTATCACACATGATGCGAACCAAGCCAGTATGAAAAATGTGCTGAGACAATTCGAATCTATGGATGTTATTCACGCCATCAAAAGCGTTTATCGCGTAGAAGGCTAA
- a CDS encoding ACT domain-containing protein: MPESKEFLQTIKHTGPERYYLVREDILPEGVLKTAQAKELLARGEVKTIHDAVEQVGLSRSAFYKYKDGIHPLSKLERERIITISMDLEHRSGILSRVLALIANLDGNVLTIHQTIPLQGMANVVISVETSSMGEEIRQMINRLQAQEGVKRAMVIGQGS, translated from the coding sequence GTGCCGGAAAGCAAAGAGTTTTTACAAACGATCAAGCACACCGGTCCTGAGAGGTACTACTTAGTCCGGGAAGATATATTGCCAGAAGGAGTACTCAAGACAGCTCAAGCTAAGGAATTGCTTGCACGGGGTGAAGTAAAAACAATTCACGATGCCGTTGAACAAGTCGGACTCAGCCGCAGCGCTTTCTATAAGTATAAGGATGGAATTCATCCTCTCAGCAAACTGGAACGAGAACGCATTATCACAATATCCATGGATTTGGAGCATCGGTCCGGGATTCTGTCTCGTGTGCTGGCTCTCATTGCTAATTTGGATGGGAATGTATTAACGATACATCAGACTATTCCTCTACAGGGTATGGCGAATGTCGTCATTTCCGTAGAGACCTCCTCGATGGGGGAGGAGATCCGTCAAATGATTAATCGACTTCAAGCGCAAGAAGGGGTCAAGCGTGCCATGGTCATTGGTCAGGGCAGTTAA
- a CDS encoding NUDIX domain-containing protein — MITLRMMSTALLWNSQNELLMMKRSLTRSLSPGLWAAIGGHLEPSELNNPRAACLREVWEETGIEHDEIQGLRMQYVLLRLNGQEVRQQFFYIGTTDVNPRIVTPEGDLHWIPKEHVLERPIPFIFRCLLEHYFSVGLTGYPWVGSAGIQLDTGEPTIHWNPLVDPLQT, encoded by the coding sequence ATGATTACATTACGCATGATGTCTACGGCTCTCCTATGGAACAGCCAGAACGAATTACTAATGATGAAACGCTCCTTAACGCGTTCGCTATCACCAGGTTTATGGGCAGCTATTGGCGGTCACCTGGAGCCAAGTGAATTGAATAACCCGCGGGCAGCCTGTTTGCGCGAAGTGTGGGAGGAGACTGGCATTGAGCATGATGAAATCCAAGGGCTGCGCATGCAGTATGTCTTACTTCGATTAAATGGACAAGAAGTTCGCCAGCAATTTTTTTATATCGGAACGACGGATGTGAACCCGCGAATCGTCACACCCGAAGGGGATCTACATTGGATTCCAAAAGAACATGTGCTGGAACGCCCAATCCCTTTTATTTTTCGATGCTTGCTTGAACATTATTTCAGCGTAGGCCTTACTGGGTACCCCTGGGTAGGCTCAGCAGGAATTCAACTGGACACAGGTGAACCTACTATTCACTGGAACCCATTAGTAGATCCCTTGCAGACTTAA
- a CDS encoding C40 family peptidase gives MKKQLLTLVLVPALIFGAVTIPLPKEASAASTGRIINSVSLRQSADVNSTRIRYLKEGEKVTILSKVNSWWYKVKASDGREGYISTSAKYIQASGVTSPGDSNTGSGTGGSTSANVQKIIAAGKKYLGTPYEYGSSRDNTRTFDCSDFVRQAFLDGIGKKLPSDSRGQGSYVKSLGHAKTNWQDLKPGDLMFFMSYKGTSQSNYSGINKSTQTITHVAIYLGNGQILSTYSKDSGGVRIDSIDNRHWEYRFLFGGSAL, from the coding sequence ATGAAAAAACAACTACTGACCCTCGTACTTGTACCAGCACTTATCTTTGGCGCTGTCACAATTCCTTTACCTAAAGAAGCTTCGGCTGCATCAACTGGTCGAATTATTAACAGTGTCAGTCTTCGCCAAAGTGCGGATGTGAATTCTACGCGTATCCGGTACTTGAAGGAAGGCGAGAAAGTTACCATCCTGTCCAAAGTGAACAGTTGGTGGTACAAAGTGAAAGCCTCTGATGGCCGTGAGGGCTACATAAGCACAAGCGCCAAATACATACAAGCATCAGGTGTTACATCGCCTGGCGATTCCAACACCGGCAGTGGTACTGGAGGCTCAACAAGTGCAAATGTTCAAAAAATTATTGCTGCGGGTAAGAAGTATCTAGGCACGCCCTATGAATATGGATCAAGTCGTGATAATACAAGAACGTTTGATTGCTCTGACTTTGTTCGGCAAGCTTTCTTGGATGGCATTGGAAAGAAGCTGCCAAGTGATTCTAGAGGTCAAGGGAGTTATGTGAAATCTCTCGGGCATGCCAAAACAAATTGGCAGGATCTGAAGCCTGGAGATCTCATGTTCTTCATGTCTTACAAAGGGACAAGCCAATCGAATTACAGCGGTATTAATAAGTCTACACAGACCATTACGCACGTGGCTATTTACTTAGGAAATGGACAAATCTTGTCGACATACTCCAAAGACAGTGGTGGTGTTCGGATAGATTCTATCGACAATCGCCACTGGGAGTATCGTTTCTTATTTGGAGGCAGTGCGTTATAA
- a CDS encoding anthranilate phosphoribosyltransferase, whose amino-acid sequence MKRWIQAIGTGMQGSRDLSYEEAVEAAHEMARGDSTDAQCAAFLMALCMKGEADEELMAFIDVFRSYSLNYHTFADSLNCAGPTEGRQYFPVTLPVSLLLASVGFSQVLHGSDSLPPRQGTAMKELLESFGVAIDVSVKAWETMLFHLHIGFLHTDQLCPPLGKLKQVREQLGLRTVMNTVEKVINPVRSMNMIIGVNQRKAMESLIPISIRSGFQNVYIVNGIEGSEDLPIYQNSTIRIVTPWGDESRLVEPQKFGFLSEPLLPLSKDDQVAMVRRIIAGEDSEELKRERDHVIFNTGLRLTWFDKVGSYEEGFQLADSLLQRKEAQKVMQRWVDQSHHFTLQDHPKIRDSSAKIG is encoded by the coding sequence ATGAAAAGATGGATTCAAGCGATAGGAACAGGTATGCAAGGATCACGTGATTTATCTTATGAGGAAGCTGTAGAAGCCGCACATGAGATGGCTAGAGGAGATTCCACAGACGCTCAATGCGCAGCTTTCTTAATGGCCCTATGTATGAAAGGGGAAGCTGACGAAGAGTTGATGGCATTCATTGATGTTTTTCGCAGCTACTCATTGAATTACCATACTTTTGCGGATTCACTCAATTGTGCGGGACCAACGGAAGGCCGGCAATATTTTCCCGTCACGCTGCCAGTTAGCCTCTTGCTTGCTTCTGTGGGTTTCTCCCAGGTACTGCATGGAAGTGATTCACTTCCGCCGAGACAGGGGACCGCTATGAAAGAACTATTAGAAAGCTTTGGCGTCGCGATAGATGTGTCAGTGAAAGCATGGGAAACGATGTTATTTCACCTGCATATTGGGTTTCTTCATACAGATCAGCTTTGTCCGCCGCTTGGGAAACTGAAACAGGTTCGCGAGCAGTTAGGATTGCGAACAGTGATGAATACCGTTGAGAAAGTCATAAATCCCGTACGTTCAATGAATATGATTATAGGCGTCAATCAGCGAAAAGCGATGGAATCTCTGATTCCCATATCGATCCGATCTGGCTTTCAAAATGTGTATATTGTCAATGGAATTGAAGGATCCGAGGATTTGCCAATCTACCAGAACAGTACAATAAGGATCGTAACCCCTTGGGGAGATGAATCGCGCTTGGTTGAACCGCAGAAATTTGGTTTTCTGAGTGAGCCCCTGCTGCCTTTAAGTAAAGATGATCAGGTTGCCATGGTGCGGCGCATTATTGCTGGAGAAGATTCAGAGGAATTGAAGCGTGAACGTGATCATGTCATTTTTAATACAGGACTTCGATTGACTTGGTTTGATAAAGTAGGCAGTTATGAAGAAGGCTTTCAACTAGCAGATTCGCTGCTGCAAAGAAAAGAAGCCCAAAAAGTCATGCAGCGATGGGTGGATCAGAGTCACCACTTTACGCTTCAGGATCATCCGAAAATACGTGACTCCTCCGCCAAAATTGGATAA
- the obgE gene encoding GTPase ObgE, with translation MFVDKAKIFVKGGDGGDGLVAFRREKYVPEGGPAGGDGGNGGDVVFRVDEGLRTLMDFRYQKHFKAERGEKGRNKSMHGANAEDMVVRIPPGTTIIDDDTGEVIADLTRHGQEVVVAKGGRGGRGNTRFATARVTAPEIAENGEEGVERWVVLEMKVMADVGLVGFPSVGKSTLLSVVSAAKPKIAAYHFTTLTPNLGVVDVGDGRSFVMADLPGLIEGAHEGVGLGHEFLRHVERTRVIVHVVDMSAADGRDPYEDFLKINEEIKLYNAKLEQRPQIVVANKMDMPESEDNLALFKEQMAADGKEFEVYPISALTRGGVQELLYKISDIVESIPNAPEVEGVADKEERKVYRFEKREENDYTIRRENDVFIVESPSIEKLIKRTNFSTQDGIARFARILRNIGIDDELRKRGAVHGQTIQIGDFDFEFDEKH, from the coding sequence ATGTTTGTTGATAAAGCGAAGATATTTGTTAAAGGTGGCGACGGTGGCGATGGTTTAGTTGCTTTCCGCCGTGAGAAATATGTACCAGAGGGCGGACCAGCAGGTGGCGACGGGGGAAATGGCGGCGATGTTGTTTTCCGTGTAGACGAGGGTCTACGAACACTGATGGATTTCCGCTATCAGAAGCACTTTAAAGCAGAGCGCGGCGAAAAGGGCCGTAACAAGTCGATGCATGGCGCTAATGCAGAGGATATGGTTGTTCGCATCCCGCCGGGCACAACCATCATCGATGATGATACTGGGGAGGTTATCGCCGACTTGACGCGTCATGGTCAAGAGGTTGTTGTGGCCAAGGGCGGTCGCGGCGGCCGGGGCAACACACGCTTCGCAACAGCACGCGTAACAGCGCCAGAAATTGCTGAGAACGGCGAGGAAGGCGTGGAGCGTTGGGTCGTACTTGAGATGAAGGTCATGGCCGACGTCGGCTTAGTAGGCTTCCCAAGCGTTGGAAAATCCACGCTATTGTCGGTTGTCTCTGCCGCAAAACCGAAAATTGCGGCGTATCACTTTACAACCCTTACCCCGAACCTCGGGGTTGTGGATGTTGGTGATGGACGCAGCTTCGTCATGGCGGACCTTCCTGGTCTTATTGAAGGGGCCCACGAGGGCGTGGGACTCGGTCATGAGTTCTTGCGTCACGTGGAACGGACGCGAGTGATTGTGCATGTCGTGGACATGTCTGCAGCAGACGGCCGCGATCCTTACGAAGATTTCCTCAAGATTAATGAGGAAATTAAGCTATATAATGCCAAGCTGGAGCAGCGTCCGCAAATTGTTGTTGCCAACAAGATGGATATGCCGGAATCAGAGGACAATCTGGCCTTATTCAAGGAGCAGATGGCGGCAGATGGCAAAGAGTTTGAGGTTTATCCGATCTCTGCTTTGACACGAGGCGGTGTACAGGAGCTTCTCTACAAGATCTCAGACATTGTAGAAAGTATCCCGAATGCTCCTGAAGTAGAGGGTGTAGCTGATAAAGAAGAGCGTAAAGTGTATCGCTTCGAGAAACGCGAGGAGAATGATTACACGATTCGTCGAGAAAACGATGTATTCATTGTTGAAAGTCCTTCAATTGAGAAGTTGATTAAACGAACGAACTTCAGCACACAGGACGGCATCGCTCGCTTTGCTCGTATTTTGCGTAATATTGGGATTGATGATGAATTGCGTAAACGTGGAGCTGTCCATGGGCAGACGATCCAAATTGGTGATTTTGACTTCGAATTTGATGAGAAGCACTAG
- a CDS encoding Spo0B domain-containing protein, translating into MKRAGSTQVYLLALVLIGLTGMMFVEPWIVRGALLLIIVFCGYTAFKLEASRLEEKWSQELRQQEQQAQQRLIQVINRLRHDWMNDTQILFGYIQLKKFDNLQPYMEKIKMTMQQESNLSKLGVPSLIAFLLLFRVQSKSLELEVELDQEINLGQLPLHDGLIERLVRQTVECVQEHAAASDGESGTLSLEFDVQEDGLLLDFVYQGPYNREQLEKAVKETLLSKVNSYSLVHNDWQEEEAVITLRLPFRT; encoded by the coding sequence ATGAAGCGAGCGGGCAGTACGCAAGTTTATTTATTAGCACTTGTGCTCATAGGACTGACGGGGATGATGTTTGTGGAACCCTGGATTGTCAGGGGCGCTTTACTACTGATCATAGTCTTTTGCGGTTATACCGCCTTCAAGTTGGAAGCGAGTAGATTGGAAGAGAAATGGAGCCAAGAGCTCCGTCAACAGGAACAACAGGCTCAACAGAGGTTAATTCAGGTCATAAATCGCTTACGTCACGATTGGATGAACGATACCCAAATTTTGTTTGGTTATATTCAGTTAAAGAAGTTTGATAATTTACAGCCTTATATGGAAAAAATAAAAATGACTATGCAGCAGGAAAGTAATCTCTCCAAGTTAGGTGTTCCATCGTTAATTGCTTTCTTGCTACTCTTTCGCGTCCAGTCGAAATCATTGGAGCTGGAAGTTGAATTAGATCAAGAAATCAATCTTGGACAACTTCCTCTGCATGACGGCCTCATCGAAAGATTGGTACGCCAAACCGTGGAATGCGTTCAAGAGCATGCTGCGGCAAGTGACGGTGAAAGTGGTACACTCAGCTTGGAATTTGATGTTCAAGAAGATGGCTTACTGCTTGATTTTGTATATCAAGGCCCCTATAACCGGGAGCAACTTGAAAAAGCCGTGAAGGAAACCTTACTATCGAAAGTAAATTCTTATTCACTGGTGCATAATGATTGGCAAGAGGAAGAAGCGGTCATCACATTGCGGTTACCGTTTCGTACATAA
- the rpmA gene encoding 50S ribosomal protein L27, giving the protein MLKLDLQFFASKKGVGSTKNGRDSHAKRLGAKRADGQTVTAGSILYRQRGTKIHPGTNVGIGSDDTLFALVQGVVKFERLGRDRKKVSVYPVDVAPVAAALEA; this is encoded by the coding sequence ATGTTGAAATTGGATCTCCAGTTTTTCGCTTCCAAAAAAGGGGTGGGTTCCACAAAGAACGGACGTGACTCACACGCTAAGCGCCTTGGCGCTAAACGTGCTGACGGTCAAACCGTTACTGCGGGAAGCATTCTCTACCGCCAACGCGGCACGAAAATTCACCCAGGAACGAACGTAGGCATCGGTTCGGATGATACACTTTTCGCTTTGGTACAAGGCGTAGTGAAATTCGAGCGTTTGGGCCGCGATCGCAAAAAAGTGAGCGTATACCCAGTTGATGTAGCTCCTGTGGCTGCAGCTTTAGAAGCGTAA
- a CDS encoding ribosomal-processing cysteine protease Prp, with product MIYVTIERLAPDSPQISSFVVEGHAEYDVPGKDLVCAAVSAVTFGTYNSIESLTGVIPIHEIERGLMDVTIPESTRSVPETWNKVQLILESMVVMLQTIADNYGDYITIETIYHKGG from the coding sequence ATGATCTATGTGACCATAGAGCGTCTTGCACCGGATTCACCTCAGATCTCATCTTTTGTAGTGGAAGGCCATGCTGAATATGACGTACCTGGCAAAGACTTAGTCTGCGCTGCAGTATCGGCGGTAACGTTCGGTACTTATAATTCGATTGAATCACTAACGGGCGTGATTCCCATTCACGAGATAGAACGAGGCTTGATGGATGTTACAATACCAGAAAGTACACGATCTGTTCCGGAGACATGGAATAAGGTCCAATTGATTCTAGAATCGATGGTCGTCATGCTACAAACCATTGCAGACAATTACGGTGACTATATAACGATTGAAACAATCTATCACAAAGGAGGATAA
- the rplU gene encoding 50S ribosomal protein L21, with protein MYAIIETGGKQYKVQEGDVLYIEKLNAAEGEVVSFDRVFLVSKESGLVVGAPLVAGASVSAKVEKHGKGAKVIVYKYKPKKNYHKKQGHRQPYTRVVVEKIQA; from the coding sequence ATGTACGCAATTATTGAAACAGGTGGTAAACAGTACAAAGTTCAAGAGGGCGATGTTCTTTACATCGAAAAATTGAACGCAGCTGAAGGTGAAGTTGTTTCTTTTGATCGTGTGTTCTTGGTTTCCAAAGAGAGTGGCTTAGTAGTAGGTGCTCCGTTGGTTGCTGGTGCTTCAGTTTCCGCGAAAGTGGAAAAACACGGCAAAGGCGCTAAAGTCATCGTTTATAAGTACAAGCCGAAAAAGAACTATCACAAAAAGCAAGGTCATCGTCAACCGTACACAAGAGTAGTAGTTGAGAAAATTCAAGCGTAA
- a CDS encoding Rne/Rng family ribonuclease, whose amino-acid sequence MKQLIIHCAPDLTQAALLEESRLVEYDTQYPLDSQRAGSIYMGRIVNVLTGMQAAFVDIGLAKNAFLYIDDLLPVHLDKQPKIKPSITELAEVGQTLMVQVTKDPQGTKGARVTTHISIPGRWIVYMPDADYIAISRKIDLDAERQRLKQLAEGSLLPGEGVIIRTGAIGQSEEAIRDDLQNLRELWYAIVSKMEEAHAPAQLYQDLDLLPRLARDVITDDVQEVWLNDVKVYEEMKQLLRKQQPSWRGRVAYYDRKIPLFDQFGVTEELNQSFRRKIWLPSGGYLIFDQTEALTVIDVNTGRYTGSIDLEQTVTDINREAASEIPRLLRLRNIRGIIIVDFIDMSSEVNRAAVMENITQAVRKDRSKTIIVGWTKLGLLEMTRKRK is encoded by the coding sequence ATGAAGCAACTTATAATTCACTGCGCACCTGATCTTACACAAGCGGCATTGCTTGAAGAAAGTCGTCTTGTTGAGTATGATACGCAGTATCCGCTTGATTCTCAAAGAGCAGGCAGCATCTACATGGGTCGCATCGTCAACGTCCTTACCGGCATGCAGGCGGCATTCGTCGATATCGGTCTTGCGAAGAATGCCTTTCTATATATAGACGACCTCCTACCCGTCCACTTGGACAAGCAGCCTAAGATTAAACCCTCAATAACGGAGCTCGCCGAAGTCGGTCAGACGCTGATGGTGCAGGTGACGAAGGATCCGCAGGGAACCAAAGGTGCAAGAGTAACAACACATATTTCTATTCCTGGCCGCTGGATTGTTTATATGCCAGACGCCGATTATATTGCTATATCCCGTAAAATTGATTTGGACGCAGAACGGCAGCGCCTCAAACAGCTTGCCGAGGGCAGCTTGCTTCCTGGTGAAGGTGTTATTATACGAACGGGTGCTATTGGTCAAAGCGAAGAAGCTATTCGTGATGATTTGCAAAATTTACGAGAATTATGGTATGCCATCGTGTCCAAAATGGAAGAGGCACATGCGCCAGCACAGCTATATCAGGATCTTGATCTCCTTCCTAGATTAGCCCGAGATGTCATAACGGATGACGTTCAAGAAGTTTGGCTAAATGACGTTAAAGTGTACGAAGAGATGAAACAGTTACTGCGTAAACAGCAGCCAAGTTGGCGGGGACGCGTAGCTTATTATGACCGCAAGATACCGTTGTTTGATCAGTTTGGTGTTACGGAAGAGCTGAATCAGAGCTTTAGGCGTAAAATTTGGCTGCCTAGCGGCGGATATTTAATATTTGATCAAACCGAAGCACTTACCGTGATTGATGTGAATACAGGAAGGTATACCGGCTCCATTGATTTAGAACAGACTGTCACCGATATTAATCGAGAAGCGGCCAGTGAAATTCCAAGGCTTCTGCGTCTTCGTAATATAAGAGGCATTATTATTGTTGATTTTATAGACATGAGTTCGGAAGTGAATCGAGCAGCCGTGATGGAGAACATCACACAAGCCGTGCGTAAGGATCGCTCCAAAACGATTATTGTCGGTTGGACCAAGCTAGGCCTGCTTGAGATGACGCGAAAGCGGAAATAA
- a CDS encoding M50 family metallopeptidase has translation MIKWAGTTYRFHPLFTLIMIGSAITGYFLEAVTLFGIVLVHEMGHLAAANGFGWRVREVQLLPFGGVLVVDELGTAPTREELIVSLAGPLQHVWMILVALLMKWVDVGASSWWDYFIEANLMIGLFNLIPVMPLDGGKVMQSLLGYLLSYHNTILYTAWISMILSLAIIVIAIIQLISGHLPLNILVIGIFLLVSNWYAYRQLPYHFFRFLIGRGNRMSQLLSRGTLAQPIVITRHRTMAETLKLFMREKYHLIYIVGETGRIQAVLPEQQLVSGYLDGKKPGSAVSDLFM, from the coding sequence TTGATTAAATGGGCCGGAACTACGTATCGATTCCACCCCTTATTTACACTCATTATGATTGGCTCTGCCATTACAGGCTACTTTCTGGAGGCTGTTACGTTATTTGGCATCGTACTGGTTCACGAGATGGGTCATTTGGCTGCTGCTAACGGCTTTGGGTGGAGGGTGCGGGAAGTACAGCTTCTGCCTTTTGGAGGCGTCTTGGTCGTTGATGAGCTTGGAACGGCTCCGACACGTGAAGAGTTGATTGTGTCTCTAGCTGGGCCGCTTCAGCACGTATGGATGATTCTCGTTGCACTTTTAATGAAATGGGTGGATGTGGGCGCAAGCAGTTGGTGGGATTACTTCATCGAAGCTAATTTGATGATTGGCTTATTTAATCTCATTCCCGTCATGCCGCTCGATGGTGGCAAAGTGATGCAGTCATTGTTAGGGTATTTATTGTCCTACCATAATACGATTTTATATACAGCATGGATCAGTATGATCTTAAGTCTGGCTATTATAGTCATAGCCATTATCCAACTGATCAGCGGACACCTCCCGCTCAATATATTAGTCATCGGTATTTTCTTGCTTGTATCCAACTGGTATGCTTATCGGCAGCTTCCCTACCACTTTTTTCGCTTTCTTATTGGACGCGGGAACCGTATGAGTCAACTATTGAGCCGTGGGACATTAGCACAGCCGATTGTCATTACGAGACATCGCACTATGGCGGAAACACTGAAGCTTTTTATGCGGGAAAAATATCATTTAATCTATATCGTAGGAGAAACGGGGCGCATACAAGCCGTATTGCCGGAACAGCAATTAGTGAGCGGTTATTTGGATGGAAAAAAACCGGGGAGTGCAGTTTCCGATCTTTTCATGTAA
- a CDS encoding M23 family metallopeptidase codes for MEVKDKVKQRRIERLRNLRETSDLSNGSGSPVRPSRFRENSLPIHHHSEVPLYVDSEWKRRMEDPEYAWRQKLLNDTALVGRDYLRDGERGLLAPPSPSKIAVKLFISCVLFAALYGMFQLNQPWANQGKQIVTSSLTQSYDFSSLSAWYSDKFGGSPSFIPSFNREGTEAIRVNASKRTFFSPAKGSILTRYDGTSHLGVHLNTIEFAPVYALDTGQVIFSGVAAETGLTIVIRHPGGLQSLYGGLSEANVEVGDWMKVGEPIGKASKKDPAKGTLYFAVTKDGHPVNPSDVISFD; via the coding sequence ATGGAAGTCAAAGATAAAGTGAAACAGCGTAGGATAGAACGACTTCGCAATTTGCGCGAAACGTCTGATCTTTCTAACGGGAGTGGAAGTCCGGTGAGACCCTCTCGATTTAGGGAGAATTCGTTGCCCATACATCATCATTCCGAAGTACCTCTCTATGTGGATTCTGAATGGAAACGAAGAATGGAGGATCCAGAGTACGCATGGCGGCAAAAATTATTAAATGACACAGCATTAGTGGGGCGAGATTATCTGAGGGATGGTGAAAGAGGGTTGTTAGCACCGCCTTCTCCTAGTAAGATTGCGGTCAAGCTGTTCATCAGCTGTGTTTTGTTTGCAGCGCTGTACGGGATGTTCCAGCTTAATCAGCCCTGGGCAAATCAAGGGAAGCAAATCGTGACCTCTTCGCTTACACAGTCGTACGATTTCTCGTCACTGTCAGCTTGGTATAGCGATAAGTTTGGTGGGTCACCTTCGTTCATTCCCAGTTTCAACCGAGAAGGAACTGAGGCCATAAGAGTGAATGCCTCCAAGCGCACCTTTTTTTCTCCTGCAAAGGGAAGTATTCTTACGCGATATGATGGAACTTCCCACTTGGGAGTTCATTTGAATACCATTGAATTTGCACCGGTTTATGCATTGGATACAGGTCAGGTCATTTTCTCCGGTGTAGCTGCAGAAACGGGCCTAACGATTGTGATACGCCATCCAGGAGGTCTTCAATCTTTGTACGGCGGATTGAGCGAGGCCAATGTCGAGGTAGGAGACTGGATGAAAGTTGGTGAACCCATCGGTAAGGCTTCCAAGAAGGATCCTGCGAAGGGAACGCTGTACTTTGCCGTTACGAAGGATGGGCATCCCGTTAATCCATCGGATGTGATCAGCTTTGATTAA